From a region of the Balaenoptera musculus isolate JJ_BM4_2016_0621 chromosome 15, mBalMus1.pri.v3, whole genome shotgun sequence genome:
- the LOC118881877 gene encoding histidine triad nucleotide-binding protein 2, mitochondrial-like, producing the protein MAAAILLAAGLCGARRAEAVAGPRRAQVRGAAGVTDGNEVAKAQKAAPRGAAPTVSWILDRSLPAGVLYEDQQCLVFRGAATQAPVHFLVIPEKPIPCISQVEEEDRKLLGHLLLVAKKTAKAGGLGDGYRFVINDGELGAQSVYHLHIHVLGGRQLQWPPG; encoded by the exons ATGGCGGCGGCCATACTGCTGGCCGCCGGGCTCTGCGGGGCGCGCCGGGCAGAGGCGGTGGCGGGGCCGCGGAGGGCGCAGGTGAGAG GAGCTGCAGGTGTGACTGATGGGAATGAAGTGGCCAAGGCCCAGAAGGCAGCTCCTCGGGGAGCAGCTCCAACCGTCTCCTGGATCCTGGATCGAAGCCTCCCAGCTGGCGTTCTGTATGAGGACCAGCAGTGTCTCGTATTCCGTGGCGCGGCCACTCAGGCTCCTGTGCACTTTCTGGTCATTCCTGAGAAGCCCATTCCTTGCATTAGCCAGGTTGAGGAAGAAGACCGGAAGCTTCTAGGACACCTTCTCCTTGTGGCCAAGAAGACAGCAaaggctggggggctgggagatGGCTACCGATTTGTGATCAACGATGGGGAGCTGGGCGCACAATCTGTTTATCACCTGCACATTCACGTACTTGGGGGCCGACAGCTGCAGTGGCCTCCAGGTTGA